The Mytilus galloprovincialis chromosome 4, xbMytGall1.hap1.1, whole genome shotgun sequence genome contains a region encoding:
- the LOC143073311 gene encoding calcium/calmodulin-dependent protein kinase type IV-like encodes MPEKKQEYWIPESIKDVSFEEKYEILTELGKGATSVVHKCNDKGTSKAWAVKIINKRVDFKVINTEIGILLKLNHPNVIRLKEIYETPQHIYLVLELVKGGELFDRIVTRGFYSEKDAAAAVKQMLIAVQYLHLNGVVHRDLKPENLLYEDLREDSALKVADFGLSKILDHEVQMNTVCGTPGYCAPEVLAGKKYTPAVDIWSCGVITYILLCGYEPFYEESEREVYKRILKGDYHFDSPFWDSISWNAKDLISKMLQLDPKKRITADQALQHPWVKGSAAKNEHMAEAQNKIKEFNAARKMRATMDATLLAARVGRVQELLSSISDVSQQSVPMEM; translated from the exons ATGCCAGAAAAGAAACAAGAATATTGGATACCAGAAAGTATTAAAGACGTATCGtttgaagaaaaatatgaaatcctGACAGAATTGGGAAA agGAGCTACTTCTGTAGTGCACAAGTGTAATGATAAAGGAACAAGTAAGGCTTGGGCtgtcaaaataataaacaaacgg gTTGACTTTAAAGTTATCAATACAGAAATTGGTATTTTACTGAAATTGAATCATCCAAATGTG ATTAGACttaaagaaatatatgaaacaCCCCAACATATATATCTAGTGTTAGAGCTAGTGAAAGGAGGGGAACTATTTGACAG GATAGTGACAAGAGGATTTTACTCTGAGAAAGATGCAGCTGCTGCAGTAAAACAGATGCTTATTGCTGTACAA tATCTACATCTGAATGGAGTGGTGCACAGAGATTTAAAG CCTGAAAATTTATTATATGAAGATCTCAGAGAAGACTCAGCTCTCAAAGTTG cTGACTTTGGATTATCTAAAATATTAGACCATGAAGTACAGATGAATACAGTTTGTGGAACCCCAGGTTACTGTG CACCAGAAGTATTGGCAGGAAAAAAATACACACCAGCAGTAGATATTTGGAGTTGTGGAGTTATTACATATATCTT GTTATGTGGTTATGAACCATTTTATGAAGAATCAGAAAGAGAAGTTTATAAAAGAATACTGAAAGGAGATTATCATTTTGATTCACCATTCTGGGACAGTATCTCATGGAATGCTAAG GATTTAATCAGCAAAATGCTCCAACTTGATCCCAAGAAAAGGATAACAGCTGATCAAGCTTTACAACATCCATGGGTCAAAGGATCAGCAGCTAAGAATGAACATATGGCTGAAGCTCAGAATAAGATCAAAGAATTCAATGCAGCCAGAAAGATGAGG gCAACAATGGATGCAACGTTATTAGCTGCTCGAGTCGGCCGTGTACAAGAACTCCTCAGTTCAATCAGTGATGTATCACAACAATCGGTGCCTATGGAAATGTAG